The genomic DNA GAACTGGGCAGATGCTGCGGCAGTTTGCTTTCAAATATTCGCGGCAACAGCGGTCGGAATGTCGTGCCCAGCCGCAACAAGCCTTTGAACAAACCGGGATTCGGCGCCAGTGCCCGCAACCCTTCACGCAACAACCGCTGCGCGGCCGGACGCGGTACCGCGTGATCGACCACCGCCCGGCCGATGTCGAGCAGGTTGTGATAATCGACGCCGGACGGGCAGGTGGTTTCGCAGTTGCGGCACGACAGGCAGCGATCCAGGTGCAGTTGCGTCTGCGCGGTGGCCGGCGCGCCTTCGAGCACTTGCTTGATCAGATAGATGCGCCCGCGCGGGCCATCGAGTTCATCACCCAGCAGTTGATAGGTCGGACAGGTGGCGTTGCAAAAGCCGCAATGCACGCAAGTGCGCAGGATCTTTTCCGCCTCGGCAGCGCGGGGCAGCTGTCGGGATTGCTCGCTGAGGGTGGTTTGCATGGCTAGAACTCCGCGTACATACGACCGGGGTTGAACAGCCCTTGCGGGTCGAGTTGCGCCTTGAGTTGCCGGTGATAGCGCAGCAGGGTCCAGGCCAACGGCTGGAACGGCGAGTCGCTGGCGCCGTGAGTGAAGCACGTGGCGTGACCGCCGAGCTCCTGGGCGAGGATCTGGATGTGCGGTTTGTCGGATTTCAGCCAGCGTTGCGCGCCGGCCCAGTCGATCAGTTGCGCGCCGGGCAAGTCCAGTGGGCCGAGATTGTTCGGCAGCGATAAGCGCCAAAGCGGCAGGCCTTCATCGAAAAACGGCAAACGTTGCTCGTTCAAGTCACGCCAGAACACCGAGTCCAGTGGCTCGCCGCCCAAGCGTTGATGCGCCGCCGTCACCGAGCCTTCGCCGCCCTCCAGGCGCAGGTACAAACTGGCGCCGTCGTGACACGCCGCGCTGATCGGCAGTGGTTGCTGGCCCCATTCGGCAAGATTGGCCAAGGCGCGGGTGCAGTCGATATCGAGGCGGATGCTCAGGCATTGCCGAGGTTTGGGCAGGACTTTCAGCGACACTTCAGTCAACACGCCGAGGCAGCCGTAACTGCCAGCCATCAGCCGCGACAGGTCATAACCGGCGACGTTTTTCATCACTTCACCGCCGAAGCGCAAGTGCTGGCCAAGGCCGGTGATCACTCGCGTGCCGAGGACGAAATCGCGTACCGAGCCCGACCATGGTCGCCGTGGCCCGGACAGCCCGGTGGCGATCATGCCGCCGACCGTGGCGCCTTCGCCGAATGCCGGCGGCTCGCACGGCAACATTTGCCCGGCAGCGTCCAGCGCGGCGAGCAGCTCGGACAACGGCGTACCGGCACGTACAGTGACCACCAATTCAGTCGGGTCATAACGAACGATGCCGCGATGCGCGCGGGTGTCGAGCACTTCGCCGGCCACTTCGCGCCCAAGGAAAGCCTTGCTGTTGCCGCCCTGAATCTTCAGTGGCGTGGCGTTGGCGCGCGCTTGATTGACCTGATCGAGCAGGGCGCTGCTGGCATCGAAGTCGGCCATCAGAAGCGCTCCAGTTCAGGGAACGGTAGTTGCCCGGCATGAATATGCATCGCACCGAATTCGGCGCAGCGGTGCAGGGTCGGGATGTTCTTGCCGGGGTTGAGCAGGCCCTTTGGGTCAAACGCGGCTTTAACCGCGTGAAACAGGCTCAGTTCGTCACTGTTGAACTGCGCGCACATCTGATTGATTTTCTCGCGGCCGACCCCGTGTTCGCCGGTGATGCTGCCGCCGACCTGCACGCACAGTTCCAGTATCTTGCCGCCAAGGGCTTCGGCGCGGTGCAGTTCGCCGGGTTGGTTGGCGTCGAACAGGATCAGCGGGTGCATATTGCCGTCGCCGGCATGGAACACGTTGGCCACGCGCAAGTTGTATTCCTCGCCGAGGCGAGCGATGCCTTGCAACACGCCGGGCAGTTCGCGACGCGGGATGGTGCCATCCATGCAGTAATAATCCGGCGACAGGCGGCCAATGGCCGGGAAGGCATTCTTGCGCCCGGCCCAGAAGCGCACGCGCTCGGCTTCGTCACGGGCCTGGCGCACTTCGGTGGCACCGGCCTCGGTCATGACCTCGCGCACCCGCTGGCAATCGTCGTGGACATCCGCTTCGACACCATCGAGTTCGCACAGCAGGATGGCTTCGGCATCCACCGGGTATCCGGCATGGATGAAATCCTCAGCTGCGCGGATGGCGAGGTTGTCCATCATTTCCAGGCCTCCGGGAATAATGCCCGCCGCGATGATTTCGGCCACGGCGCGCCCGGCTTTTTCCACGGAATCGAAACTGGCCAGCAGCACCTTGGCGACCTGGGGTTTGGGCAGCAGTTTGACCGTGACCTCGGTGATGATCCCCAGCAAGCCTTCGGAACCGGTGAACAGCGCGAGCAGGTCGAAACCCGCTGAATCGAGGGCGTCGGAGCCCAGCGTCAGGCGTTCGCCTTCGATGGTCAGCACTTCGATTTTCAGCAGGTTGTGCACCGTCAAACCGTACTTGAGGCAGTGCACGCCACCGGCGTTTTCCGCGACATTGCCGCCGATCGAGCAGGCGATTTGCGACGACGGATCCGGCGCGTAATACAGCCCGAACGGTGCGGCAGCCTGGGAGATTGCCAGATTGCGCACGCCCGGCTGGACGCGTGCGGTGCGCGCGGCCGGGTCGATGTGCAGGATGTTGTTGAATCGCGCCATCACCAGCAGCAGACCTTGTTCCAGTGGCAAGGCCCCGCCGGACAACCCGGTGCCGGCGCCACGCGCGACCACCGGCACGTTGTGTTGATGGCAGAGCTTGAGCAGGGTCTGCACCTGTTCCAGTCGCCGGGGCAGGGCGACCAGCATGGGCGTGGTCCGATAGGCCGACAATCCATCGCATTCGTAGGGTTTGAGTTCTTCCTCACGCCAGAGAAGGTCGAGATCCGGCAGCGCCTGCTGCATAACCTTGAGCAGCTTCGCCTTATCAACGACGGGGAGCGGGCCGTCGAGGCGTTCGTCGTAAAGAATGTTCATCTCAAATCCTGTTTACTGGCTGCAGGGTGCGGGCATTTATCGTTGCTTACCCAGAAACTCCCGATACAGGCGCGCCGTATTCGCCGGTTGTTCGACCATCGGCATGTGTCCGACGCCGTCCCAGACGTCCACCTGCAGATTGGCGATGCCCTTGCTCCAGATCGGTACGCTGCTGACGTCGATCAGCCGATCCTTGCGCCCCCACAGCAACAGCGCCGGGCATTTGATGTCGGCCAGTTTTGGCTCCATCGGCGCACTGGCACGGAAATCGCGGAAGATCTCTTCCAGTTCATCTCGTTGTCGTTCATAGCGCTGGGCAATGGCGTCCAGTACCAGCTTCGGCACCCACGGCGGCTCAGCCATGGTCATTGCATAAAACTGCTGGAACTCTTCCCGGGAGTTGATCAGAAACGGGTTGTGCCCACGGGCCAGATGCCGCTCCATGTCGCTGGCCTGCGGTGCCGTGACGCCGGCCGGGTCGATCAGTGCCACTGAGGCGATCCGCTCCGGGTAGGTTGCGGCCAGCCACGCGGCGATGTAGCCGCCCATCGAGTTGCCGATCACATGGACTTTTTCCACGCCGCAGACGTCGAGCAACTGGATCATGCGCTTGGCCTGCACCGGGATATCGTAGCCACCGCCGGCCTTGAAGCCGGTTTCACCATGGCCGGCCAGATCCGGGATGATCACCCGGTACTCGCGGACAAAATGCCGGGCAAAGCGCAGCCACAGATTTTTGTCGGCGCTGTAGCCGTGCAGCATCAATATCGCGCTGGCCGCCTCGTAGGGCCCGCCTTGCCAGGTCGAAACCGTCATCTCGGTGATCGGCACCTCGATTTTGTGCAATTTATACAACTTGGCCTCAAGGGCCATGCTCAGGTCATATAGCCAATGACCTACCGCCGGGTAACTCAACCAGCTCCAGGCCACGAAAACCGCGAGAGCGACAAACAGCAAAAGCATCAGACGTCTTCCTTTTACGTGTTCAGGACAAAATGTGGTCTGCCGGTTTCAACGCCCGGGTCAACCGGTAATAGCTGAAGCTGAAGCCGGGAAACATCGCGATCACATGACCGTCGCGGCTTTGATACCAACTGTGGCAGCCGCCGGACTTCCAGACTGTGCGCTCCATCTCACGGTGGATCATTGCAGTGTAGGTACGTTCCGCTTCGGGGCGCACTTCAATGCTGCGCAAGCCTTTAGTCTGCACTGTGCGGATGCAGTCGAGGATGTAGTTCATCTGCGCTTCAATGATGAACAGCGCCGAGGTATGGCCGATGCCGGTGTTGGGGCCGGTGACGATAAACAGGTTGGGAAAGTCCGGCAGGCTGGTGCCGAGGTAAGCGCGCGGGTATTGCGCCCAGACCTCTCTGAGTTGTACGCCGTTTTTTCCGCTGACAGGGTAGGAAATCACCCCGTCGGTGGCGTCGTAGCCGGTCGACCAGACGATCAGGTCAACCTTGATGTGTTGGCCATCCTGCGTGTTGACACCGGTTTCGTCGATGGAAGCGATGCCTTGCTCGTGGCTGTGCAGCGTAACGTTGGGCCGGGTCAGGGCCGGGTAATAGGTGCTGGAGACCAGGA from Pseudomonas baetica includes the following:
- the glcE gene encoding glycolate oxidase subunit GlcE, with translation MADFDASSALLDQVNQARANATPLKIQGGNSKAFLGREVAGEVLDTRAHRGIVRYDPTELVVTVRAGTPLSELLAALDAAGQMLPCEPPAFGEGATVGGMIATGLSGPRRPWSGSVRDFVLGTRVITGLGQHLRFGGEVMKNVAGYDLSRLMAGSYGCLGVLTEVSLKVLPKPRQCLSIRLDIDCTRALANLAEWGQQPLPISAACHDGASLYLRLEGGEGSVTAAHQRLGGEPLDSVFWRDLNEQRLPFFDEGLPLWRLSLPNNLGPLDLPGAQLIDWAGAQRWLKSDKPHIQILAQELGGHATCFTHGASDSPFQPLAWTLLRYHRQLKAQLDPQGLFNPGRMYAEF
- the glcD gene encoding glycolate oxidase subunit GlcD, coding for MNILYDERLDGPLPVVDKAKLLKVMQQALPDLDLLWREEELKPYECDGLSAYRTTPMLVALPRRLEQVQTLLKLCHQHNVPVVARGAGTGLSGGALPLEQGLLLVMARFNNILHIDPAARTARVQPGVRNLAISQAAAPFGLYYAPDPSSQIACSIGGNVAENAGGVHCLKYGLTVHNLLKIEVLTIEGERLTLGSDALDSAGFDLLALFTGSEGLLGIITEVTVKLLPKPQVAKVLLASFDSVEKAGRAVAEIIAAGIIPGGLEMMDNLAIRAAEDFIHAGYPVDAEAILLCELDGVEADVHDDCQRVREVMTEAGATEVRQARDEAERVRFWAGRKNAFPAIGRLSPDYYCMDGTIPRRELPGVLQGIARLGEEYNLRVANVFHAGDGNMHPLILFDANQPGELHRAEALGGKILELCVQVGGSITGEHGVGREKINQMCAQFNSDELSLFHAVKAAFDPKGLLNPGKNIPTLHRCAEFGAMHIHAGQLPFPELERF
- a CDS encoding alpha/beta fold hydrolase, producing MLLLFVALAVFVAWSWLSYPAVGHWLYDLSMALEAKLYKLHKIEVPITEMTVSTWQGGPYEAASAILMLHGYSADKNLWLRFARHFVREYRVIIPDLAGHGETGFKAGGGYDIPVQAKRMIQLLDVCGVEKVHVIGNSMGGYIAAWLAATYPERIASVALIDPAGVTAPQASDMERHLARGHNPFLINSREEFQQFYAMTMAEPPWVPKLVLDAIAQRYERQRDELEEIFRDFRASAPMEPKLADIKCPALLLWGRKDRLIDVSSVPIWSKGIANLQVDVWDGVGHMPMVEQPANTARLYREFLGKQR